In one Nicotiana tomentosiformis chromosome 6, ASM39032v3, whole genome shotgun sequence genomic region, the following are encoded:
- the LOC104118774 gene encoding uncharacterized protein codes for MGNASSALKIDGESELVGNGVSGVKLHQTHCKSLPTEVENTTKASFGHGYHQFSCKITNLTETQGTRQNDKVMANQNPEIPMELGDIKANTNPSTTYATRLLAHQTTQNPSKTTLKPIELIHGEPTVIFTTEELRQFTVEEGLHQALVLKFSFERLDMQELRKLLPKLFVTKGRSLIGWLARRHILIRFDLYEDYVVAASKVVNYMLVNGENHQFRVFPWTLGFIPKEETSRAFVWISLPSLPPMLFAKKSLLSIALAVGKPIAINKATQETLRLSTARIKVELDLLDKKPNRVRIHCVYEITGQIIEQYQEVVYDSLPQFCSYCKHQGHEENSCHLLQQKHAFTERENPLYEGKIVEKYQGDLRNMLDEKKKAVDVLSTSNGGAPMTEKRSADGMTMLSLAEVVSQELKYLQRSYG; via the coding sequence ATGGGAAACGCCTCCTCTGCTCTGAAAATTGACGGGGAATCAGAACTGGTTGGGAATGGAGTTTCAGGCGTAAAATTGCATCAAACTCACTGCAAATCGCTTCCTACTGAAGTGGAGAACACAACCAAGGCGTCATTTGGCCATGGGTATCATCAATTCTCCTGTAAGATCACAAATCTAACTGAGACACAAGGTACTCGACAAAATGACAAAGTCATGGCTAACCAAAATCCAGAAATTCCAATGGAGTTGGGAGACATAAAAGCAAACACTAATCCATCCACAACATACGCTACAAGATTGCTCGCGCATCAAACAACTCAAAATCCATCAAAAACAACGCTTAAACCTATTGAGCTAATACATGGTGAGCCTACTGTCATATTTACTACGGAAGAACTTAGGCAGTTTACTGTCGAAGAAGGTTTACACCAGGCCCTAGTATTAAAATTCTCCTTTGAACGACTGGACATGCAAGAACTTCGAAAGCTTCTACCGAAACTTTTTGTAACTAAAGGACGCAGCTTGATCGGATGGTTGGCAAGACGACACATACTTATCAGATTTGATTTGTATGAAGATTATGTGGTAGCAGCTTCTAAAGTTGTTAATTATATGCTCGTTAATGGTGAGAACCATCAGTTTAGAGTTTTCCCTTGGACTCTTGGTTTTATTCCTAAGGAAGAAACATCTAGGGCCTTTGTTTGGATATCGCTGCCTAGTCTACCTCCGATGTTATTTGCCAAGAAATCTCTACTGTCAATTGCTTTAGCTGTTGGTAAACCAATAGCTATTAATAAAGCCACACAAGAAACATTGAGGCTTAGCACAGCAAGAATTAAAGTTGAGCTGGATCTACTGGACAAGAAACCAAATAGAGTAAGGATTCATTGTGTCTATGAAATAACTGGGCAGATTATTGAACAATATCAGGAAGTTGTGTATGATAGTTTGCCGCAATTTTGTTCGTATTGTAAACATCAAGGGCACGAAGAAAATAGCTGTCATTTGCTTCAACAAAAGCATGCTTTTACTGAAAGAGAAAATCCTTTGTATGAAGGCAAAATTGTTGAGAAGTATCAAGGAGATCTAAGGAATATGTTGGATGAAAAGAAGAAGGCTGTTGATGTGTTGTCTACTTCTAATGGTGGTGCTCCTATGACTGAGAAGAGGAGTGCAGATGGCATGACTATGTTATCACTGGCAGAAGTTGTTTCTCAGGAATTGAAGTATCTCCAAAGATCCTATGGGTGA